In Plasmodium berghei ANKA genome assembly, contig: PbANKA_00_1, whole genome shotgun sequence, the genomic window aactttatataattaaatattatttttttcgaaaaGACACATACTAATACATTATAAAGGTATcgtttttatatattttttaaagatcCACTTTGGGATATGTggttttatattataaaaaatcgGATAGAGAAAAGGTTAAAGACTCAATTAatgttaaatatttttttattattccatattagcatgtattatattatcattgtttaatgaatcatcatttttaaatttaaaatagcactgttttatcataaaattaataaaatatagaatttttaataattatttgaatgtatatacattgATAAGTATAGcagtataatatataaaataaaaatgaacaatGCAAAACAGTTAACGAATATTTatctaaatttatatattaaaagagCAAATATATCTTATCTCTCTCCTCTTGAAGGGCAATATAACAACCTAATTAAACATGGTTTTCTATTatactttaaaatttgCATTAATAGTTATTTATGtgttaatatttaacatttactatatattattttaaaagcGATCTACATTCAAAGGATTatttaaacatataaatagcTAATAAATGCGGTCCAGTGCTAATTGTCGTTTTAAACCGTGGAAAAGATGTGCAaactatattataaaatcacccaataaagtataattataaattgaagtatataataataaaaataaagttatcGGACTCATTAAAATGGATAAGaatttatctatattaaataaaacagtggtatataatattagaaataactatataaatatttaatataatttaaaaattattatttatatacttttaaggattatagtaataataacttttttaattttttatatttgtgcAGTATTTAATTTCAGGGCATTGTTTATGTTCTATATTAAAGCATATGTATAAgaagatatattttaaattcattatagaagtatattcatttttataataatgctCATATGAGTGTTATTAAGGATAACAACTTATGcaaaattgtattatatatatacatgatAAAACATGTATTAAACATCCTCAAAACAAGATAATTTATCTAACTACcataaaagtatatattgttccatattatctttaaatttatattaagaataataaaaataattttatttacagAAAGTTGTTGTATATAGGGTTAAATAATTGTATTACCTAttttagtatatatataatatgataCCCCCTTAACTtagaaattataaattatattcatcatAATGGATGATACTCTAGTatgtacattttttaatattatatttcctatattcttcattaatttttattttaatatcattttcttaatacatatttttatcattttttaaaatggtTCCTTAGTGTTCAAACTTTGATGTTTTGAGGATGCATTTACCCGCTGAATTAGGCGGAACCTCaaattttgaatttaaaaaaattacaaatttCGATAATTATTGCCCTAGTGAAAACTGCAATACTGATCTcgaaaaaattacaattgGATTTTTATGGTTACTTGAACAATATTTTACTAAATACCCAAATAAAGGTCATAATGTAAATGATATTAAAccattttttctatatattattttatggtTAAGTcacaaattaaataaaatcacAGACCAAAATTTCACCAAAATAAACGATTTTTATACTAAAcatgtaaaaaatagtgGTAAATATAGTAATTTTATAAGTGATTCTGGTagatatacaaattttaatgaattcATAGAGAAACAAAAAGATTTGCtgaatattaatattgaaGATCTGtctaaattttatgatgCATCCAAATTAATATGTAGTATGTATGGTAATGTTGCACAGAATCAAACAGACGATAAACTGTCAAATAATGCTACTAGTTTTGTTAACAAATATACAGAGctaaacaatatatataataatgaaggTGCCCCACATAGTCAAATATTGTCTGCTTTATCAActgattataataatttaaaaaaggaaCGTGATAATATTCCATCCCTTCcagagaaaaaaacaacacAAGATCATGTGCAAAGTTCTAAAGATAACTCTGAACAAATTTCTGGACAATTTTCTGAAGATACGTCATCAAGTTCGTCGATAggaaacaaattatttacagTTTTATCGATATTTGGTGCAATAGCATTTTTGTTGGGAATTTCTTATaaggtaaataataagaaatttaaaaataattatcattatatatgtgcaaactttaacaaaaatatcataTGTTTCTTAACgttttatattagtattcGTTATTTGGACTTCGGAAACGAGCTCAAAAACAACATttaagagaaaaaataaaaaatacaaagaAGAGAATgaatcattaatatatgattcGAAGAGAGTGACTATTTCAggaatagtaataatgatTGATATATGTTAAGAAATTGTCTATTTCGAAGTAATTTTTTaccataatttttatatagtttttatgTTGTGGGCCAGGATTATGTTTGTGGATCCCATATTCGGGATAGGGTTAAGTATTACATtgcatttaattttttataatttgaacactaattaaacatatatattatatccGTATGTTTAATATCGATATGAAATTCAAAAATGCACCCCCAAAGGGGTACTTgtattaatatgaaaagggtcacatcatattttttcataagttatatataattgagTGTTCATGCCGATTTAatatgattaaaaaaaatgtctaTATTGACTATATATGAACCCGTATTAtggaatattataattgcCTATTATATAAACCTTGAAAATCCATAGCTATATTGAATTATGGATAtcataatatgtttttttatttgatgaaacattttatttaataaaacatatgatttataacatatttattttgatttaaatCGTATTACCCAACTGAACTGTAATAATagatattcataaaatatagatcCATGAAATATTGATCGAAAATCGACAATGTAACATAGtctataaaatattgttatgcttctaacatttttttaagttttaattgtagttattatctttttgtattttccatttatattataattaattagtACTAATAAAAGTTGATTTGTGCGgcataatttatttatcataaggtataataatagattaatcactattaatttttaagttttatagttttgtggtataaataaattatattttaaaatagttaaaaaataaaatataagtatattaataaaatttaatgttatagttttttctaataattataaataatatgataaatataatagcgttatcattatatgcctatacatataaactaataaaatatttcactAATAACtaatattgaaatattgttttttgtgaaagcttcatataattaagtattaatattatcgGAAAGAcacataataatacattataaAGGTATCAatgctatatattttgttaaagATTCAATTTGAATTTGTAGTTTTatattctaaaaatatgaatcaATGGTGAAAGGGTTAAAGCCTCAATTCATGTTAAAtgtcattttattattccatATTAACGcgtattatattatcattttttaatgaatcatcatttttttaatcacAAACAGGATTATTTCATATagaattaatataatatagaattttaaataaattatttgaatgtatatacattaataactataacaatataatatataatataaaaatgagcAATGCAAAACAGttaacaaatatttatataaatttatatattaaaagagcaaatatatattatctcTCTCCTCTTAAAGGCAATATAACAACCTAATATCCATAGTTTTCTATTatactttaaaatttgcatcaatacttatttatatgttatatatttaatatttactaagtattattttaaaaactatttatattcatagaCTTATTTCGGCTTATAAATACGGGTTCAATGCTAATTGTTTTAAAGAATAGAAAATAtgggaaaatatattataaaattaccAAATAAGGTATATTTCTAAATTGAAGTATAttggaataaaaataaggtTATTTAAcacattaaaattattttaaaatttatctatattaattacaaataatataaatttatgtaaCTTGCAAAGAGATGTAAGTAACATAattaatttgaaaatactataattttaataaaacagtagtatataatatagaaacaaatatataaatatttatatacttttaaagattataataataataactttcttaattttttatatttgtgcagtatttatgtttttggGCGTTGCTTAGGTTCTATATTAAATCATATgtataagtatatattttttaaattcattataatattccttaaaattttataataaacatatGTAGAATGTTATtagtaataattatttcatgcatatattgtattatatatacaatgaTAAAAAAGGTGTTAAACAACAATCAAAATAAGGCAATTTATCTAACTACCATAAAAGTATTATCTTGCTCCATATTAtctttaaattaatattaaaaatgataataacaTGCTTAACCACagataaatgtatattaaatttcAATAATTTTGTCATTTGTTAAGcgtaaaatatataaaataatatgatgCTACATAATCTAcatattataaacaaaataaaattacaatGGATTATAAGCTggtatatgcatttttttaataaaaatgtttcgtttaaattttttgttattgtattatatataaaattcattaaactttattttataatagttttattaacatatattattattatattgttttaacTGTTTTCTTAGTGTGGAAGGTTTCGTACATTAAGAGCATTTTTTCCCGATGAATCAGACAAATCTACAGATTATgattttcataataatgGGAGTATTAGGAATTATTGCCCTAATGGAGGTTCTGAAAATAAATGCAATACTGAGGtcgataaaataaatgctGCATGCTTATGGTTGTTCGagcaaattattattaataatattgatagTTTAAGTAAAGAAAAATCTGAAgtgtttattatatatattatgatatgGTTAAGTTATATGTTAAACCTAAAGaatgttaataatatcaAAAGCCTAAAAGATTTTTATActaatcatataaaaaataatacgcATTATACAACTTGTAATAAATCTGATAATGATTGTAGcaattcattaaaaaataaaacgggatataataattttaaggAAATCATAGAAGCAAACAAATGTTTTATGAGTATTAATATTACAGACATGTCTAAATTTTATGGTGCATTTAAATCATTATGTGAAATGTATTCTGCATTTGATGGAAACACGTTAAATTGCACGAAAAATTTGAATCATGCTAATgaatttgttaaaaaatataaagagcTTAGTGGCGATTCTAGTATTACTGAAAACAGTTCATGTAATCAAG contains:
- a CDS encoding BIR protein — its product is MDDTLCSNFDVLRMHLPAELGGTSNFEFKKITNFDNYCPSENCNTDLEKITIGFLWLLEQYFTKYPNKGHNVNDIKPFFLYIILWLSHKLNKITDQNFTKINDFYTKHVKNSGKYSNFISDSGRYTNFNEFIEKQKDLLNINIEDLSKFYDASKLICSMYGNVAQNQTDDKLSNNATSFVNKYTELNNIYNNEGAPHSQILSALSTDYNNLKKERDNIPSLPEKKTTQDHVQSSKDNSEQISGQFSEDTSSSSSIGNKLFTVLSIFGAIAFLLGISYKYSLFGLRKRAQKQHLREKIKNTKKRMNH
- a CDS encoding BIR protein; translation: MDYKLCGRFRTLRAFFPDESDKSTDYDFHNNGSIRNYCPNGGSENKCNTEVDKINAACLWLFEQIIINNIDSLSKEKSEVFIIYIMIWLSYMLNLKNVNNIKSLKDFYTNHIKNNTHYTTCNKSDNDCSNSLKNKTGYNNFKEIIEANKCFMSINITDMSKFYGAFKSLCEMYSAFDGNTLNCTKNLNHANEFVKKYKELSGDSSITENSSCNQVLSTLSTDYNNLKNKCNDAQGSNFPTLSEVNTPQITTKGTEQASVTNSAQNSNVTSSSSSIVSKVIPVLSIFAAIPIFLGISYKYSLFGFRKKVQKHLREKLKK